In Nicotiana tabacum cultivar K326 chromosome 11, ASM71507v2, whole genome shotgun sequence, a single window of DNA contains:
- the LOC142165840 gene encoding uncharacterized protein LOC142165840: MALASQSQNSVKRYFTKAPKPNLASHTQPIQLENINHLEVPSSNEFDLDSLKFDPGERTQILDFHPNHRDIIRREYLRQCPCQPRLHNFPKTNFSGSMRRFNPKWFDDEYHDWLEYSVSKDASYCLYCYLFKDNNIHQGGGDVFSSIGFKSWHKKKSFDKHGSSSIHNESKKKCQDLRQQRSIQSSFERQSNQLKHEYWIRLTASVNVVRLLITQGLAFRGHDESKSSLSRGNFLQTLSWYAKVCDNIRDYVLEHAPQNDQMTSPIIQKDIVTACKIETTKAIIEELNGDYFALLVDESFDTSRKEQMAIVLRYVDRMGFVMERLIDVVHVQNTCASSLKSAIVNLLDQHSLSLSYVRGQCYDGASNMQGEINGLKMLIKRESRSAHSIHCFAHQLQLTLVAVSKKCLQVGELVVLVSNILNILGSSFKRMDEFRESQKERIQEALDMGELTTGRGLNQEFGLSRACDTRWGSHFKSFNNFILMFGSILDVLELLVLDAHSTDERAKAMGYLRACQTFEVAFMLHLMRDILAITNELNKCLQKKEQDIANAMLLVEVAKKRLQKLRKEEWNSLIADISAFCIKYDILIPRFDELYVSSLRSRRKPDDCTVLHHYRVDVFCKIIDWQIQELNERFDEVTTHLLHGIACLNPINSFSSFDIRKIMRMAELYPDDFDEFSMGALENQLASYIIDVRDVDERFSDLHGLCDLSKRLVQTKKHSNYPLVFRLVKLVLLLPVATTSVERAFSAMKFIKNDLRSRMNDEFFSGCLVPYVEKIVFDSISNDAIIKTFQDMKPRRVQL; this comes from the exons ATGGCATTGGCATCCCAG TCTCAAAATTCAGTGAAGAGGTATTTTACCAAAGCACCAAAACCAAATTTGGCTTCTCATACTCAACCTATCCAGTTGGAGAATATAAACCATTTAGAAGTACCATCTTCTAATGAATTTGATTTGGATTCTTTAAAGTTTGATCCGGGGGAAAGAACTCAAATCTTGGACTTCCATCCAAATCATCGTGATATTATTAGGAGAGAATACCTTCGACAATGTCCTTGTCAACCTCGGCTTCATAACTTTCCTAAAACAAATTTTTCTGGATCAATGCGTCGATTTAATCCTAAATGGTTTGATGATGAATATCATGATTGGTTGGAGTACAGTGTAAGTAAAGATGCATCATATTGTTTGTATTGTTATCTATTTAAAGATAATAATATTCATCAAGGCGGAGGTGATGTATTTTCAAGTATAGGGTTTAAGAGTTGGCATAAAAAGAAAAGTTTTGATAAACATGGATCGAGTAGCATTCACAATGAGTCAAAAAAGAAATgccaagatttgcggcaacaacGGTCTATTCAATCTTCATTTGAAAGGCAATCTAATCAACTTAAGCATGAGTATTGGATTCGCTTAACTGCTTCAGTTAATGTAGTAAGGCTTCTTATAACTCAAGGATTAGCATTTCGAGGTCATGATGAATCTAAGTCTTCACTTAGTAGGGGTAATTTTCTTCAAACTCTCTCATGGTATGCAAAAGTATGTGATAACATTCGTGATTATGTACTGGAACATGCTCCTCAAAATGATCAAATGACTTCTCCAATAATTCAGAAAGACATTGTAACTGCATGTAAGATAGAAACAactaaagctataattgaggaaCTAAATGGTGATTACTTTGCCTTGCTAGTTGATGAATCTTTTGATACGTCCCGCAAAGAGCAAATGGCGATTGTCTTACGGTATGTTGATAGAATGGGATTTGTGATGGAGCGACTTATTGATGTAGTTCATGTTCAAAATACTTGTGCTTCATCTTTGAAGAGTGCAATTGTTAATTTACTTGATCAACACTCCTTAAGTCTATCATATGTGCGTGGACAATGTTATGATGGGGCAAGCAATATGCAAGGTGAGATTAATGGTCTTAAAATGTTGATTAAGAGAGAAAGTAGATCGGCTCATTCCATTCATTGTTTTGCTCATCAACTCCAACTTACCCTTGTTGCGGTTTCTAAGAAATGTCTTCAAGTGGGGGAACTTGTAGTATTGGTTTccaatattttgaatatattagGATCTTCGTTTAAGCGTATGGATGAATTTCGAGAATCTCAAAAGGAAAGAATTCAAGAGGCATTAGATATGGGTGAGCTTACAACTGGTCGGGGCTTGAATCAAGAATTTGGTCTTTCAAGAGCATGTGATACTCGTTGGGGATCTCACTTTAAatcttttaataattttattCTGATGTTTGGCTCTATTCTCGATGTTCTTGAATTGCTTGTTCTTGATGCACATTCTACAGATGAAAGAGCCAAGGCAATGGGATATCTCAGGGCTTGTCAAACATTTGAGGTTGCATTCATGTTACATTTGATGAGAGATATTTTAGCAATCACAAATGAGCTCAATAAATGCTTACAAAAAAAAGAGCAAGACATTGCAAACGCCATGCTACTTGTTGAAGTAGCAAAGAAAAGGTTGCAAAAGTTAAGGAAAGAGGAATGGAATTCTCTTATTGCGGATATATCTGCATTTTGTATCAAATATGATATTTTGATACCTCGGTTTGATGAGCTATACGTTAGTTCTTTAAGATCACGTCGTAAACCTGATGACTGTACAGTCTTACATCATTATCGGGTTGATGTATTTTGCAAAATTATTGATTGGCAAATTCAAGAACTTAATGAACGTTTTGACGAAGTGACAACTCATTTGCTTCATGGAATTGCTTGTTTGAATCCAATTAACTCATtttcaagttttgacatcagGAAAATAATGAGAATGGCTGAGTTATATCCTGATGactttgatgaatttagtatgggtGCTCTTGAGAATCAACTTGCAAGTTATATTATTGATGTTCGTGATGTTGATGAAAGATTCTCCGATCTACATGGACTTTGTGATCTTTCAAAAAGATTAGTTCAGACAAAGAAGCATTCAAATTATCCTCTTGTATTTCGCTTAGTGAAACTTGTTTTGCTTCTGCCCGTTGCTACCACATCCGTTGAAAGAGCTTTTTCGGCGATGAAGTTTATCAAGAATGACTTACGAAGTCGAATGAATGATGAGTTCTTTAGCGGTTGTTTGGTGCCTTATGTAGAAAAAATTGTGTTTGATAGTATTTCTAATGATGCTATTATTAAAACATTTCAAGATATGAAACCCCGTCGAGTGCAGTTGTAA
- the LOC107793109 gene encoding PLAT domain-containing protein 1-like, translating to MGVAAHFNHFWFLLFIIFFSFSISSISGSDDDCVYTAYVRTSSIIKGGTDSIISLTLYDADGYGIRIKNLEAWGGLMGPGYNYFERGNLDIFSGRGPCLTGPVCKMNLTSDGTGPGHGWYCNYVEVTVTGVHKACNQQNFEVEQWLATDASPYQLTAIRDNCNKTKSDEKLSISGENRNSFHSTCFCDLSFKLLGFNGPGPTFPCFTSYYCEIYQG from the exons ATGGGAGTAGCAGCTCATTTCAACCATTTCTGGTTCCTTctcttcatcatcttcttctctTTCTCCATCTCCTCCATTTCCGGATCC GATGATGATTGCGTGTACACAGCTTACGTTCGAACGAGTTCAATAATAAAGGGGGGAACAGATTCGATTATCAGTTTGACTCTCTACGATGCCGACGGATATGGCATTAGAATCAAGAACCTCGAGGCTTGGGGTGGGCTTATGGGCCCAGGTTACAACTATTTCGAGAGAGGAAATTTGGATATCTTCAGTGGTCGAGGCCCATGTTTGACTGGGCCTGTCTGCAAGATGAACTTGACTTCCGACGGGACTGGCCCAGGCCATGGATGGTACTGTAACTACGTGGAGGTCACCGTCACCGGAGTCCATAAAGCATGCAACCAACAGAATTTCGAAGTGGAGCAGTGGCTCGCTACTGATGCGTCGCCTTATCAGCTCACGGCTATTAGAGACAACTGTAATAAGACCAAGTCCGATGAGAAACTGTCCATTTCCGGTGAGAATCGGAACTCATTCCACTCCACATGTTTCTGTGATTTAAGTTTCAAGTTATTGGGCTTTAATGGGCCTGGGCCCACATTTCCCTGTTTTACCTCCTATTACTGTGAAATTTATCAGGGGTAA
- the LOC142165841 gene encoding uncharacterized protein LOC142165841 codes for MRNIKEARFPKPMRYDPNQRDPNLWYEYHRINGHRTGDCGHLREEVATLLKNSYLSKFLSDRAKNIYGRSRDNAQPSKAGENPPHLMINMIFKGNEINDVTFSAAKKTKVWVTHSKRLREVVEDDVTFMEEDADGLLLPHNDALVISLNVLDFKIKRVLVDPKFGQYYSMESVGAS; via the coding sequence atgaggaacattaaagaagcacggtTCCCGAAGCCAATGAGATATGATCCCAaccaaagggatcctaatttgtggtACGAATACCATAGGATCAATGGTCACCGGACTGGCGACTGCGGGCATCTGCGCGAAGAAGTGGCGACATTGCTGAAAAATAGCTATCTCAGCAAATTTTTGAGTGATCGGGCTAAAAACATTTATGGTCGTAGTCGCGATAACGCGCAGCCTTCGAAAGCAGGAGAGAATCCTCCACATTTGATGATCAATATGATTTTCAAGGGAAACGAGATTAATGATGTGACATTTTCGGCGGCAAAAAAGACAAAGGTGTGGGTAACCCACAGCAAGAGACTTCGGGAAGTCGTCGAGGATGACGTTACTTTCATGGAGGAAGACGCGGATGGACTGCTGCTACCGCATAACGATGCCTTGGTAATCTCTCTTAATGTcttagatttcaaaattaaacgTGTTCTGGTGGACCCgaagttcggccaatattattcaATGGAGAGTGTTGGAGCAAGCTAA